One Benincasa hispida cultivar B227 chromosome 5, ASM972705v1, whole genome shotgun sequence genomic window carries:
- the LOC120078693 gene encoding protein TPX2-like — MATVDDPSSDLSIMIDETYEFSAPRFFDFVNGESEEDKCQAELWFDTALTYAPSPCMPKIKTARSIKVENLCDFNQAEEMQKNLEQSGTSSVDTVDPTTSQTVILPSETNKELTPSEPREEKASIQNDTTRTCEDGRGTSSNGGIELKDHEQKRGGSSKYKFQNDACTPLPTLSTHKGEQRTKGATAKKQETARKIASMVKNPSALKARSHLQLSQTKSVKPNSVKRETNVKDTSGNSSLAQENQAIKRQKLDGGLSRQILNVKPHTLPHKSKVGASNLCSSVADKTKKEERKIYVREPAPFVSMAEMMRKFQSSTRDLSLPHDAGSFTQTKPKLTLTRPKVPEFETAQRVRSTKVKSSAELEEEMMAKMPKFKARPLNKKILEAPKVPVVPRSTPQPPEFQEFHLETMARANQHADSASVISTESSRQNNQWKPHLTEPKTPVLHTSLRARPPRAKSFLEIEQEALEKIPKFKARPLDKKIFESKGELGVFSNMKKHVTIPQEFHFATNERIPPPPTVVADLFDKLSISSETRSEHPLPRNTRPNPFHLYTEERGAEKERKFFMGLVQKKLEEERAAIPRANPYPYTTDYPVIPPKPEPKHCTKPEPFQLESLVRHEEEMQREMEERRRIEEEEARMRDFRAQPVLKEDPIPLPEKSRKPLTQVQEFNLHVDNRAVDRAEFDQKIKEKEMMYKRYREESDAARMVEEEKALKQLRRTLVHHARPVPKFDHPFHPQRSLKETTKAKSPKLRVLQRRKESQNLIKVAMSSPATQLR, encoded by the exons ATGGCTACGGTTGATGATCCAAGTAGCGATCTCTCGATTATGATTGACGAAACGTATGAATTCTCTGCACCTCGCTTCTTTGATTTCGTCAATGGCGAGTCTGAGGAGGATAAGTGCCAAGCTGAACTCTGGTTCGACACCGCTCTCACCTATGCTCCCTCAC CTTGTATGCCCAAAATCAAGACTGCTAGATCGATTAAGGTTGAGAACTTATGCGATTTCAACCAAGCGGAAGAAATGCAGAAG AATTTAGAGCAATCTGGTACAAGCTCGGTTGATACGGTTGATCCAACCACATCTCAAACTGTAATTCTGCCAAGTGAAACTAACAAAGAGTTAACTCCTAGCGAGCCCAGAGAAGAAAAG gcgTCTATTCAAAATGACACTACTCGTACTTGTGAAGATGGAAG AGGAACTTCTTCAAATGGTGGAATCGAACTAAAAGATCATGAACAGAAGCGAGGTGGATCATctaaatataaatttcaaaatgatgcTTGTACTCCACTCCCAACTTTGAGTACTCACAAGGGCGAACAACGAACTAAAGGTGCCACTGCTAAGAAGCAAGAGACAGCGAGAAAGATTGCCAGTATGGTGAAGAACCCATCGGCTCTGAAAGCCAGAAGCCATTTGCAGTTATCACAAACTAAAAGCGTTAAACCAAATAGTGTGAAGAG GGAAACTAACGTGAAAGACACAAGTGGAAATTCATCTTTAGCTCAAGAGAATCAGGCAATTAAGCGGCAAAAGTTAGATGGTGGTCTGTCGAGACAG ATTCTCAATGTTAAACCCCATACTTTGCCCCACAAGTCAAAAGTTGGCGCCTCTAACTTGTGTTCTTCAGTTGCTGACAAaactaagaaagaagaaaggaaaatttaTGTTCGAGAACCAGCACCATTCGTTTCAATGGCTGAAATGATGAGGAAATTCCAGTCAAGTACCAGAGACTTATCATTGCCTCAT GATGCTGGTAGTTTTACACAGACGAAGCCCAAACTGACTTTGACTAGGCCAAAGGTTCCTGAATTTGAAACAGCTCAAAGAGTTCGCTCTACCAAGGTGAAGAGTTCAGCTGAGCTAGAGGAGGAGATGATGGCCAAAATGCCCAAGTTCAAAGCTAGACCGCTCAACAAAAAG ATCTTGGAAGCTCCCAAAGTACCTGTAGTACCGAGAAGCACACCCCAGCCTCCTGAATTCCAG GAATTTCACCTTGAGACAATGGCAAGAGCGAACCAACATGCAGATTCAGCTTCAGTAATCTCTACAGAATCGTCTCGTCAG AATAATCAATGGAAGCCTCATCTTACCGAACCAAAGACCCCTGTTCTGCACACATCACTAAGGGCTCGTCCACCACGGGCTAAGAGTTTCCTTGAAATTGAACAAGAGGCGCTGGAGAAAATTCCCAAGTTTAAAGCAAGGCCATTAGATAAAAAG ATATTTGAAAGTAAGGGAGAGTTGGGGGTGTTTTCTAACATGAAAAAACATGTAACAATACCGcaagaatttcattttgcaaCAAACGAGAGAATTCCTCCACCACCAACTGTTGTTGCTGATCTGTTCGATAAG CTCTCAATAAGTTCCGAAACTCGCAGCGAGCATCCATTGCCAAGAAACACCAGGCCAAACCCCTTCCATCTTTACACAGAG GAAAGAGGGgctgagaaagaaagaaaattcttCATGGGACTTGTGCAGAAGAAATTGGAAGAGGAAAGAGCCGCCATTCCAAGGGCCAACCCATATCCTTATACCACCGATTATCCTGTG ATTCCACCAAAACCAGAGCCCAAACACTGCACCAAACCTGAACCCTTCCAACTGGAAAGTCTGGTGAGGCATGAGGAAGAAATGCAGAGGGAAATGGAAGAAAGACGGAGAATAGAGGAAGAAGAGGCCAGAATGAGGGATTTCAGGGCTCAGCCGGTTTTGAAAGA GGACCCAATTCCACTACCAGAGAAATCTCGGAAGCCCCTCACACAAGTTCAAGAATTTAATCTTCACGTTGATAATCGCGCTGTGGATAGGGCAGAGTTTGATCAGAAG ATCAAGGAGAAAGAGATGATGTACAAGAGATACAGAGAAGAGAGCGACGCAGCAAGAATG GTGGAGGAAGAGAAAGCATTGAAACAACTGAGAAGAACACTGGTTCACCATGCTAGACCAGTCCCCAAATTTGACCATCCATTTCACCCCCAAAG GTCCCTCAAGGAAACTACAAAGGCCAAGTCACCGAAGTTACGCGTCCTTCAAAGAAGAAAGGAGAGCCAAAATTTGATTAAAGTTGCAATGTCCAGCCCTGCAACTCAGTTAAGGTGA
- the LOC120078695 gene encoding squamosa promoter-binding protein 1-like — protein MDVGKIETTIHHHQKHRERVMENERVKKEDEDGEYDDDKKRKGIVIGGGGSGKKAAGGSGGMRCCQAEKCVADLNEAKPYHRRHKVCEVHAKSQVVLVGGFKQRFCQQCSRFHELSEFDEAKRSCRRRLAGHNERRRKISAESNAECSIRKGTGTQMKDSVCGQVDDKGRIQMTIQENASYKHFQIR, from the exons ATGGATGTTGGTAAAATTGAAACAACAATTCATCATCATCAGAAACACAGGGAGAGAGTGATGGAGAATGAGAGGGTGAAGAAGGAGGATGAAGATGGAGAATATGATGACGACAAGAAGAGGAAGGGTATAGTAATTGGTGGTGGTGGTTCCGGTAAGAAGGCGGCGGGCGGTAGCGGCGGGATGCGGTGTTGTCAAGCTGAGAAGTGTGTGGCTGATCTTAATGAAGCTAAACCATACCATAGGAGGCATAAGGTTTGTGAAGTTCATGCCAAATCTCAGGTTGTGCTTGTGGGTGGGTTCAAACAGAGATTTTGTCAGCAATGTAGCAG ATTTCATGAGCTATCAGAATTCGACGAAGCGAAAAGGAGTTGTCGGAGACGTCTGGCTGGCCACAACGAGCGTCGAAGGAAGATCTCAGCTGAGTCTAATGCCGAATGCTCAATCCGGAAAGGGACTGGAACACAGATGAAGGACAGTGTCTGTGGTCAGGTTGATGATAAGGGAAGAATTCAAATGACCATTCAAGAAAATGCTTCATATAAACACTTCCAGATCAGATAA